In Bradyrhizobium erythrophlei, a single genomic region encodes these proteins:
- the leuC gene encoding 3-isopropylmalate dehydratase large subunit produces MLAKIWDQHVIARISDDTDLLHIDRHLLHDLGGSRGLLDLKSRNLPVHNPELTFATPDHAISSARGRAGTSKTGLELLEGLRAETSASGITMFDIDQPGQGIVHVIGPELGLSLPGCLIVCGDSHTCTHGGLGALAFGIGSSELTHVLATQALIQRRPKTMRVKFEGRMSAGVTPKDLILALIGHVGAAGGTGYAVEFAGSAIRDMGIEGRLTICNLSIELGAKMGMVAPDDKTYDFIRGRRYAPKGAIWERAVAAWRQLPSDADAVFGREVTIDVNKIIPQITWGISPEHVVGVDGHVPNPADITDPARRTAIETAIDYMGLKPGAPIAGTPVDWVFIGSCTNSRMSDLRAAAAIARGRKVAPNVRAWVVPGSETVKREAMAEGLDKLFTEAGFEWREPGCSMCLAANGEVVAPGQRSVSTSNRNFIGRQGPQARTHLASPAMAAAAAISGAIADVRTMER; encoded by the coding sequence ATGCTGGCCAAGATCTGGGACCAGCATGTTATCGCCCGCATCAGCGATGATACAGATCTCCTCCACATTGATCGCCATCTGCTGCACGACCTCGGCGGTTCGCGTGGCTTGCTCGACCTCAAGAGCCGCAATCTTCCCGTTCACAATCCCGAGCTGACCTTTGCGACGCCGGATCACGCAATTTCGTCCGCGCGTGGCCGCGCCGGCACCAGCAAGACCGGGCTGGAGCTCCTCGAAGGGTTGCGTGCCGAGACTTCGGCCAGCGGCATCACCATGTTCGACATCGATCAACCGGGCCAGGGCATCGTTCACGTCATCGGCCCCGAACTCGGCTTGAGTTTGCCTGGCTGTCTGATCGTGTGCGGCGACAGCCACACCTGCACACATGGTGGTCTCGGCGCGCTCGCGTTCGGCATCGGCTCGAGCGAGCTGACGCATGTGCTGGCGACGCAGGCCCTGATCCAGCGTCGTCCGAAAACGATGCGGGTGAAATTCGAGGGACGGATGTCCGCAGGCGTGACGCCCAAGGATCTCATCCTCGCGCTGATCGGCCATGTCGGCGCCGCCGGCGGCACCGGCTATGCGGTCGAGTTTGCCGGCAGCGCCATCCGCGACATGGGAATCGAGGGCCGGCTCACCATCTGCAACCTTTCGATCGAACTGGGCGCGAAGATGGGCATGGTCGCGCCGGATGACAAAACCTACGACTTCATCCGTGGCCGGCGTTACGCGCCGAAGGGTGCGATCTGGGAGCGCGCGGTCGCCGCGTGGCGTCAGCTGCCGAGCGATGCCGACGCCGTGTTCGGTCGTGAAGTGACGATCGACGTCAACAAGATCATTCCGCAAATCACCTGGGGCATCAGCCCCGAGCACGTCGTCGGCGTCGATGGCCATGTGCCGAACCCCGCCGACATTACAGACCCTGCGCGCCGCACCGCGATCGAAACCGCGATCGATTATATGGGCCTCAAGCCCGGTGCGCCGATCGCGGGCACGCCGGTCGATTGGGTTTTCATCGGCTCCTGCACCAATAGCCGGATGAGCGATTTGCGCGCGGCAGCCGCGATTGCCCGCGGCCGCAAGGTCGCCCCCAACGTCCGGGCCTGGGTGGTGCCGGGCTCGGAGACGGTGAAGCGGGAGGCCATGGCAGAAGGGCTCGACAAGCTCTTCACCGAGGCCGGCTTCGAATGGCGCGAGCCCGGTTGCTCGATGTGCCTTGCCGCCAATGGCGAGGTCGTAGCCCCAGGCCAGCGCTCGGTCTCGACCTCGAACCGCAATTTCATCGGCCGGCAGGGGCCGCAGGCGCGGACCCATCTCGCCAGTCCGGCGATGGCGGCGGCGGCCGCGATCTCGGGCGCGATCGCCGACGTCAGGACCATGGAGCGTTAG
- the leuD gene encoding 3-isopropylmalate dehydratase small subunit → MPKPFTKLSAIAAPIMRSNIDTDVIIRIERLVGNSIRGTLGKWAFGSLRYLADGSENPDFILNREPYRDAEVLITGPNFGCGSSREGAVWSLQEKGIRAIIGSGFGDIFFANCFQNGILPIVVEKQIVDGLAMEVEHSQGAGRVSIDLEEQTITSPSGKVHRFEIDPRRRAGLLKGLDEVALTLQRDSEIRAFQSADRAERPWIHFATDSARDHA, encoded by the coding sequence ATGCCAAAGCCGTTTACGAAGCTCAGCGCCATCGCGGCTCCGATTATGCGTAGCAATATCGATACGGATGTGATCATCCGCATCGAGCGTCTGGTGGGCAATTCCATTCGCGGCACGCTGGGAAAATGGGCGTTCGGCTCGCTGCGCTATCTGGCGGATGGATCGGAAAATCCCGACTTCATCCTCAACCGTGAGCCCTATCGCGACGCAGAAGTTCTGATTACGGGCCCGAACTTCGGTTGCGGGTCGTCGCGCGAAGGCGCGGTGTGGTCGCTTCAGGAGAAGGGCATTCGCGCCATCATCGGCTCGGGTTTTGGCGATATCTTTTTCGCCAACTGCTTCCAGAACGGCATCCTGCCTATCGTTGTCGAGAAGCAGATTGTCGACGGGCTCGCCATGGAAGTGGAGCACAGCCAGGGCGCTGGCCGGGTCTCGATCGATCTGGAAGAGCAGACGATCACCTCGCCATCGGGAAAGGTACATCGTTTCGAGATCGATCCGCGCCGCCGCGCGGGCCTTCTAAAGGGCCTCGACGAGGTCGCACTGACGCTGCAACGCGACAGCGAAATTCGCGCCTTTCAATCCGCCGATCGGGCCGAGCGGCCCTGGATTCATTTCGCAACGGATTCTGCAAGGGACCACGCATGA